One part of the Sneathia vaginalis genome encodes these proteins:
- a CDS encoding ShlB/FhaC/HecB family hemolysin secretion/activation protein codes for MKKILLFLLFPYILSAKNILISDKYNILDEKYLSFENEEDLKRELNKLTLEMLNKGYVSSQITQVNGEICVKPGYINKVILKEANADIKKKLLGLESLEGKILNISDIDKIVSEYERLENNDIKIEIRKTPNKDFYSDIIVNNTVKRKLKFGVVASYTDKFKYNVNLSILQPFYLNDKFSTNFSILNKSKYVGLSYSLPIYSSVIDLSYFYTTQKIKEHGNSTSHEVSLSVSKDLYKDKLKNLSLETSTKLNISKEYVSDIKMKDKIYFDNDVNLEYNNVHVFKNSILNTNLQTKVGLGYMYNKELKTQHFPVTFDVNANFKTKYLDNITQVFASLNNNNDSRYMFSKDINSINDIPLNITDSSYALSTCFTLKYPVTEKDILLQPFVQLAGCVAKGEKKYINLGMGIGIDVRIKDVFAKLKYSIDKEKNKSLGIQIGINK; via the coding sequence ATGAAAAAAATACTACTTTTCTTGCTATTCCCATATATTTTGTCAGCAAAAAATATATTGATTAGTGATAAATACAATATTTTAGATGAAAAATATCTTTCTTTTGAAAATGAAGAAGATTTAAAAAGAGAATTAAATAAATTAACTCTTGAAATGCTAAACAAGGGATATGTGAGTTCACAAATAACACAAGTTAATGGTGAAATATGCGTAAAACCTGGATATATTAATAAGGTGATTTTAAAAGAAGCCAATGCTGATATTAAAAAGAAGTTACTAGGTTTAGAAAGTTTAGAAGGTAAGATACTTAATATATCTGATATAGATAAAATAGTATCTGAGTATGAAAGATTAGAGAATAATGATATAAAGATAGAGATAAGAAAGACTCCAAACAAAGATTTTTATTCTGATATTATCGTTAATAATACTGTAAAAAGAAAGCTTAAATTCGGAGTTGTTGCCTCATATACAGACAAATTTAAATACAATGTAAACTTATCAATACTACAACCTTTTTACTTGAATGATAAATTCTCAACTAATTTTAGTATTTTAAATAAAAGTAAATATGTAGGACTTAGCTACTCTTTGCCTATATATTCTAGTGTAATAGATCTATCCTACTTCTATACTACACAGAAAATAAAGGAACATGGAAATAGCACTTCACATGAAGTGTCTTTATCTGTATCCAAGGATTTGTATAAAGACAAATTAAAAAATTTAAGTTTAGAAACCTCAACAAAATTAAATATATCCAAGGAGTATGTTTCTGACATTAAAATGAAAGATAAAATTTACTTTGACAATGATGTGAATTTGGAATATAATAATGTGCATGTCTTTAAAAATTCAATTTTAAACACTAATTTACAAACAAAAGTTGGTTTAGGATATATGTATAATAAAGAGCTTAAAACTCAGCATTTTCCTGTAACCTTTGATGTAAATGCTAATTTCAAAACAAAATATCTAGATAATATAACGCAAGTCTTTGCTTCATTGAATAATAATAACGATTCTAGATATATGTTTTCAAAAGATATAAATAGTATAAATGATATACCACTTAATATAACTGACTCTAGTTACGCATTATCAACTTGTTTTACACTTAAGTATCCTGTAACAGAAAAAGATATACTACTACAACCATTTGTACAATTAGCTGGTTGTGTAGCAAAAGGTGAAAAAAAATATATTAATCTTGGTATGGGAATTGGTATAGACGTGAGAATAAAAGATGTTTTCGCTAAACTAAAATATAGTATAGATAAAGAGAAAAATAAAAGTTTAGGAATACAAATTGGTATAAATAAATAA
- a CDS encoding hemagglutinin repeat-containing protein, translated as MSKFRRVLLALFLITLVSSEVMAKTIVDTTKSNKTKVKEMNGTTVIDIDTPNSNGVSVNYFKHFDVEKNGTVLNNSNSDYVTSKGLKISKNENLSSNEAKVALLKVNGTEKSALKGLLEAASGSELDVYISNENGLVVDGLTLENIRKAVLTTGKIDDNLNITVEKGDIRITKNGLSGSKFIDLLTVKLINEGKIKANDEVRVILGSNNNDAKVDASKLGSMYSNKITISSPNKFLNVDTHELLSKESTNIDIQGELTNKGTIASEKNVTIKAKNISNEGKVDFSKGGYEIKWITPDGKVFSLEDINNKWKKKYHKSLTPSDTFLANAGKTLSGFVYDINFTKKNVRQGASLYDKFNAVLDELDKEDKYTLLSREERQELRNKQIDSGFVNKGDFYTTEAGGKKVLEAFAVSKTKADQAKILGENVNLEAKENVVNKDALILGKDKVSIKAKKFENKNTLSNEIELKDGYENVSWRADIDKINHSRQYYMLKYDIDYERDLRTDSKTRKTKIAAVNKSLVSGNNVSINAENVNLSDEKNTGISLKGKNIQVTSKNFNINGQNIEASNINITTNKANLSNAGIYSDKVSIKAKDMSILSKKETEILFDRGKESMQKENILGSIIQSNKDIDLSVDNLKLKGSIIQSKDGKVHLKGNDFNLEAENISKTYNANYDIPETFRKIKNHEKLEQAVGSFVSGKDIKIEYKKTNTKGSGLLANNININANKVNINTANIKHELDRRIGVDNGILGVNYNKIKKQENMSIGSIILSKGDVSTKVDQEFNLIGSKIKGKKINIEGTSINISGKTDTTTTDTASRHLLAGDLQGSYSGGVQKNDISANVEMEVYKKTKGHKVEESNNKSQIQGEDVNINATKKTKIEGSDVEGNNVNIHGENVEITSKKTTNTEHNESEIHKVKVNASVNLGKDGISANSNNEYSVEHKTTNSVETTENGSNIKGKNISIIADNKVKIEGSNVEGKESVKIKGKNGVEISSKTEVKKYEAAVQLCKLVLNAKFKEKTLGIVGTIKELVDERDNITKYLLNIPGAIKKYKDVKKTLKENTESIKKAIANIKANGVDPMTLGISVDLEGMISYKPEYINALYTSIKESTISAKEVEISSNKDVNINGSKVKGNKVSIEAENLNINGSNIVEKTNKTEGNVSVGGKYNIVTNETSGSVGVSATTSGTKKVTNAKSEITANEVNITTKKDMNVQGSKVEANSGQINVGKNLNIKHKTDKKTEYTANVNGTYNPNDNSGTVGANLNVTHESKKNETVIKVNNISVNGKKNETSETEVNVKVEGNVAVDAKKDGTTANGNVGASTKLKGDHGNGEIGLNLGGQVDKDGKLVNPKLESHSKGQVNVGNTTINVENSITGSKDGITTNTNASGNTNISLDAKHAKGNVNIGFGGNLSSNEKGKIDANGNFNTNGEVTIKGQKGNVNGEVTLAGKMDITKGTNKPTVASIDADGKGHVTVQGENKHIKGNVTISADGKFGADNTNGVNKLEGNANTNGTATIKXQNSIVNGEVTLNANSNVSAGKGKKTTASVEADGKGHVTVQGENKHIKGNVTISADGKFGADNTNGVNKLEGNANTNGTATIKGQNSIVNGEVTLNANSNVSAGKGKKTTASVEADGKGHVTVQGENKHIKGNVTISADGKFGADNTNGVNKLEGNANTNGTATIKGQNSIVNGEVTLNANSNVSAGKGKKTTASVEADGRGHVTVQGENKHIKGNVTISADGKFGADNTNGVNKLEGNANTNGTATIKGQNSIVNGEVTLNANSNVSAGKGKKTTASIDANGKGHANINVQVGNVSATANVSAQGSVSASTNKPVKTNVTANVSKPKVTISKPKVNNVKPKKLKDKVDMKEIRRNVLSRFRRRHR; from the coding sequence ATGTCTAAATTTAGAAGAGTATTACTAGCACTATTCTTAATTACTTTAGTAAGTTCTGAGGTTATGGCTAAAACAATAGTAGACACTACTAAAAGTAACAAAACAAAAGTAAAAGAAATGAATGGTACTACTGTAATTGATATTGATACACCTAATTCAAACGGCGTATCTGTAAACTATTTTAAACATTTCGATGTTGAAAAAAATGGTACTGTTCTTAATAACAGTAACTCAGATTATGTAACGTCAAAGGGACTAAAAATTTCTAAAAATGAAAATTTATCAAGCAATGAAGCTAAAGTCGCCTTATTAAAAGTAAACGGAACTGAAAAGTCAGCTCTTAAGGGTCTTTTAGAAGCCGCAAGTGGTAGCGAATTAGACGTATATATTTCTAATGAAAATGGATTAGTTGTTGACGGTTTAACATTAGAAAATATACGAAAAGCCGTATTAACTACTGGTAAAATCGATGACAATCTTAACATTACAGTTGAAAAAGGAGATATTAGAATAACTAAAAACGGTCTTAGTGGTTCAAAATTCATCGATCTTTTAACTGTTAAATTAATTAATGAAGGTAAGATAAAGGCAAATGATGAAGTTAGAGTAATTTTAGGATCAAATAATAATGATGCTAAAGTTGATGCATCTAAATTAGGTTCAATGTATTCAAACAAGATAACAATTTCATCACCTAACAAGTTCTTAAACGTTGATACACATGAACTTTTATCTAAAGAAAGTACAAATATAGATATACAAGGTGAATTAACAAATAAAGGGACTATTGCTTCTGAAAAAAATGTAACTATTAAAGCTAAAAATATTTCAAATGAAGGTAAGGTTGATTTTTCAAAAGGTGGATATGAAATAAAGTGGATAACACCTGATGGAAAGGTATTCTCATTAGAAGATATTAATAATAAATGGAAGAAAAAATATCACAAATCTTTGACACCTAGTGACACTTTCTTAGCTAACGCTGGAAAGACATTAAGTGGTTTTGTATATGATATTAATTTTACAAAAAAGAACGTAAGACAAGGTGCTTCTTTATACGATAAATTTAACGCTGTACTTGATGAACTAGACAAAGAAGATAAATATACTCTTTTAAGTAGAGAAGAAAGACAAGAATTAAGAAACAAACAAATAGATAGTGGTTTTGTAAATAAGGGGGATTTCTACACTACTGAAGCTGGTGGTAAAAAAGTACTTGAAGCATTTGCAGTAAGTAAGACAAAAGCTGACCAAGCTAAAATACTAGGAGAAAATGTTAACTTAGAAGCAAAAGAAAATGTGGTTAATAAGGATGCATTAATATTAGGTAAAGATAAGGTTAGTATAAAAGCTAAAAAATTTGAAAACAAGAACACTTTATCAAATGAAATTGAATTAAAAGATGGATATGAAAACGTTAGCTGGAGAGCTGATATAGATAAAATAAATCATTCACGTCAATACTATATGCTTAAATACGACATAGACTATGAAAGAGATTTAAGAACAGATTCTAAGACTAGAAAGACTAAAATTGCTGCAGTTAACAAGTCATTAGTATCTGGTAATAATGTTTCAATTAATGCTGAAAATGTTAATTTATCTGATGAAAAGAATACTGGTATTTCTTTAAAAGGTAAAAATATACAAGTTACTTCTAAAAACTTTAACATCAATGGGCAAAATATAGAAGCAAGTAATATTAATATTACTACAAACAAAGCTAATTTAAGTAATGCTGGAATTTATTCAGATAAGGTTAGTATAAAGGCTAAGGATATGTCTATTCTAAGCAAAAAAGAAACTGAAATTCTTTTTGATAGAGGGAAAGAAAGTATGCAAAAAGAAAATATTCTTGGTAGCATAATTCAAAGTAATAAAGATATTGATCTTTCTGTAGATAACTTAAAATTAAAAGGTTCTATCATACAATCAAAAGATGGAAAAGTTCATCTAAAAGGTAATGACTTCAACCTTGAAGCAGAAAATATTTCAAAAACATATAACGCTAATTACGATATACCTGAAACATTTAGAAAGATTAAAAATCATGAAAAATTAGAACAAGCTGTTGGAAGCTTTGTATCTGGGAAAGATATAAAAATAGAGTATAAGAAGACAAACACTAAAGGTAGTGGACTTCTAGCTAATAACATTAATATTAATGCTAATAAGGTTAATATTAATACAGCTAATATTAAACATGAATTAGATAGAAGAATAGGTGTAGATAATGGTATTCTTGGTGTAAATTACAATAAAATTAAAAAACAAGAAAACATGAGTATAGGCTCTATTATCCTATCAAAAGGTGATGTAAGTACCAAAGTAGATCAAGAATTTAACTTGATTGGAAGTAAAATTAAAGGTAAAAAAATTAATATCGAAGGTACTTCAATTAATATATCTGGTAAAACAGACACTACAACTACTGATACAGCATCTAGACATCTATTAGCAGGTGATCTACAAGGAAGTTATTCTGGTGGAGTACAAAAGAATGATATAAGTGCTAATGTAGAAATGGAAGTATACAAAAAGACTAAAGGGCATAAGGTTGAAGAAAGCAATAATAAATCACAAATACAAGGTGAAGATGTAAATATTAATGCTACTAAGAAGACTAAAATTGAAGGTTCTGACGTTGAAGGTAATAATGTTAATATACATGGTGAAAATGTAGAAATTACAAGTAAAAAAACTACAAACACTGAACACAACGAAAGTGAAATACATAAAGTAAAAGTTAATGCAAGTGTTAATTTAGGTAAAGACGGTATATCTGCTAATTCAAATAATGAATATAGTGTAGAACATAAAACTACTAACTCTGTTGAAACTACTGAAAATGGAAGCAACATAAAAGGTAAAAACATTTCAATAATTGCAGATAATAAGGTTAAGATTGAAGGTTCTAATGTTGAAGGTAAAGAGTCAGTAAAGATTAAAGGTAAAAATGGAGTAGAAATAAGTTCTAAAACTGAAGTTAAAAAATATGAAGCAGCTGTCCAATTATGTAAATTAGTACTAAATGCTAAATTTAAAGAAAAAACTCTAGGTATAGTTGGAACAATAAAGGAATTAGTTGATGAAAGAGATAATATAACTAAATATCTTTTAAATATACCTGGTGCAATAAAGAAATATAAAGATGTTAAAAAGACATTGAAAGAAAATACTGAAAGTATCAAAAAAGCTATAGCCAACATAAAGGCAAATGGTGTTGACCCTATGACATTAGGAATAAGTGTTGATCTTGAAGGTATGATTTCATACAAACCTGAATATATTAACGCACTTTATACTTCAATAAAAGAAAGTACTATTAGTGCAAAAGAAGTGGAAATCTCTTCTAATAAGGATGTAAACATTAATGGTTCTAAAGTTAAGGGTAATAAGGTTTCAATTGAAGCTGAAAACTTAAATATTAATGGTAGCAACATAGTTGAAAAGACTAACAAAACTGAAGGTAATGTAAGTGTTGGTGGAAAATATAATATAGTAACTAACGAAACATCAGGTTCAGTTGGAGTAAGTGCTACTACTAGTGGAACTAAAAAAGTAACAAATGCAAAATCTGAAATTACAGCTAATGAAGTTAATATAACTACTAAAAAAGACATGAATGTACAAGGAAGTAAAGTAGAAGCTAACTCTGGTCAAATTAATGTAGGAAAAAATTTAAATATTAAACACAAAACAGACAAAAAGACTGAATATACCGCAAATGTAAATGGTACATACAACCCAAATGATAATTCAGGTACTGTTGGTGCTAACTTAAATGTAACTCATGAAAGTAAGAAAAATGAAACTGTAATTAAAGTTAATAATATATCTGTAAATGGTAAGAAAAATGAAACTTCTGAAACAGAAGTTAATGTAAAAGTAGAAGGTAATGTTGCAGTTGATGCTAAAAAAGATGGCACAACAGCTAATGGTAATGTAGGAGCTTCAACTAAACTTAAAGGTGATCATGGAAATGGAGAAATAGGTTTAAATCTTGGTGGACAAGTTGATAAAGACGGTAAACTTGTAAATCCTAAACTTGAATCTCATTCAAAAGGTCAAGTTAATGTTGGTAATACAACAATAAACGTTGAAAATAGTATAACAGGTTCTAAAGATGGAATAACTACAAATACAAATGCTTCTGGTAATACTAATATTTCACTAGATGCTAAACACGCAAAAGGTAATGTAAACATTGGCTTTGGTGGAAATTTATCTTCTAATGAAAAAGGAAAAATAGATGCTAATGGTAACTTTAATACTAATGGTGAAGTAACAATAAAAGGACAAAAAGGTAATGTCAATGGTGAAGTTACACTAGCTGGAAAAATGGATATTACAAAAGGTACTAACAAGCCTACTGTTGCAAGTATAGATGCTGATGGTAAAGGTCATGTTACTGTACAAGGTGAAAACAAACATATCAAAGGTAATGTAACTATTAGTGCTGATGGTAAATTTGGTGCTGATAATACTAATGGTGTTAACAAGTTAGAAGGTAATGCTAATACTAATGGTACTGCTACTATTAAAGRTCAAAACAGTATTGTTAATGGTGAAGTTACTTTAAATGCTAACTCTAATGTTTCTGCTGGTAAAGGTAAGAAGACTACTGCTAGTGTTGAAGCTGATGGTAAAGGTCATGTTACTGTACAAGGTGAAAACAAACATATCAAAGGTAATGTAACTATTAGTGCTGATGGTAAGTTTGGTGCTGATAATACTAATGGTGTTAACAAGTTAGAAGGTAATGCTAATACTAATGGTACTGCTACTATTAAAGGTCAAAACAGTATTGTTAATGGYGAAGTTACTTTAAATGCTAACTCTAATGTTTCTGCTGGTAAAGGTAAGAAGACTACTGCTAGTGTTGAAGCTGATGGTAAGGGTCATGTTACTGTACAAGGTGAAAACAAACACATCAAAGGTAATGTAACTATTAGTGCTGATGGTAAGTTTGGTGCTGATAAYACTAATGGTGTTAACAAGTTAGAAGGTAATGCTAAYACTAATGGTACTGCTACTATTAAAGGTCAAAACAGTATTGTTAATGGKGAAGTTACTTTAAATGCTAACTCTAATGTTTCTGCTGGTAAAGGTAAGAAGACTACTGCTAGTGTTGAAGCTGATGGTAGAGGTCATGTTACTGTACAAGGTGAAAACAAACAYATCAAAGGTAATGTAACTATTAGTGCTGATGGTAAATTTGGTGCTGATAATACTAATGGTGTTAACAAGTTAGAAGGTAATGCTAATACTAATGGTACTGCTACTATTAAAGGTCAAAACAGTATTGTTAATGGTGAAGTTACTTTAAATGCTAACTCTAATGTTTCTGCTGGTAAAGGTAAGAAGACTACTGCAAGTATAGATGCTAATGGTAAGGGGCACGCTAATATTAATGTTCAAGTTGGAAATGTTTCAGCAACAGCTAATGTAAGTGCTCAAGGAAGTGTATCTGCTTCTACAAACAAACCAGTTAAAACAAATGTAACTGCTAATGTTTCTAAACCTAAAGTAACTATATCTAAACCTAAGGTTAATAATGTTAAACCTAAAAAATTAAAAGATAAGGTTGATATGAAAGAAATTCGTAGAAATGTACTATCTAGATTTAGAAGAAGACATAGATAA
- the tsaD gene encoding tRNA (adenosine(37)-N6)-threonylcarbamoyltransferase complex transferase subunit TsaD has product MKILGIESSCDETSIAIVEDGNKVYSNIIATQIPIHKLYGGVVPEIASRHHIENITYVFYQCLEKANMTMDDIDYIAVTNKPGLIGSLLVGLLFAEGLSYKYNKPLIPVNHLEGHIYSTFIENTVKLPAITVAASGGHTCIYLMDEDHNLKLMGETLDDAIGEAYDKVARIIGLFYPGGPEIEKAAKNAEATLDIPIPNIPNYDLSFSGIKTFVTNYVNQCKMKNIEINVGNIAKSFQVTAIEHLRRKIVKAVKDTNSKTLAIAGGVSANKYLREVLYSCEDLSNVDISFPVKMEYCTDNGAMIATAAYYMLKHNKVKFEKNLDATSTKEFHRS; this is encoded by the coding sequence ATGAAGATATTAGGAATAGAAAGTTCTTGTGATGAAACTTCTATAGCTATTGTTGAAGACGGAAATAAAGTATACAGTAACATTATAGCTACTCAAATACCTATCCATAAATTGTATGGAGGCGTTGTTCCTGAAATAGCTTCAAGACATCACATAGAGAATATAACATACGTATTTTATCAATGCTTAGAAAAAGCAAATATGACTATGGATGACATAGACTATATAGCTGTGACTAACAAACCAGGTTTAATTGGTTCTTTACTTGTAGGTTTACTTTTTGCCGAAGGTTTAAGCTATAAGTATAATAAGCCTTTAATACCTGTAAACCACTTAGAAGGTCATATCTATTCAACATTTATTGAAAATACGGTTAAATTACCAGCAATAACTGTTGCCGCATCTGGTGGTCATACATGTATATATCTTATGGACGAAGATCATAATTTAAAATTAATGGGTGAAACATTAGACGATGCTATAGGTGAAGCATACGACAAAGTTGCAAGAATAATAGGTCTTTTCTATCCTGGTGGACCAGAAATAGAAAAAGCTGCTAAGAATGCAGAAGCCACATTAGATATACCTATACCAAATATCCCTAATTATGATTTAAGTTTTAGTGGTATTAAAACTTTTGTTACAAATTATGTAAATCAATGTAAAATGAAAAATATTGAAATAAATGTAGGTAACATTGCAAAATCTTTCCAAGTAACAGCAATAGAACACTTAAGAAGAAAAATAGTTAAAGCTGTTAAAGATACAAATTCCAAAACTTTAGCAATTGCTGGAGGAGTTTCTGCAAATAAATACTTAAGAGAAGTACTTTATTCTTGTGAAGACTTATCAAATGTTGATATATCTTTCCCTGTAAAAATGGAATACTGTACTGACAATGGTGCAATGATAGCAACTGCTGCATACTATATGTTAAAACACAATAAGGTTAAATTTGAAAAGAACTTAGATGCTACATCTACAAAAGAATTTCATAGATCTTAG
- a CDS encoding DUF4912 domain-containing protein, translated as MRTSRNYPSTKLIPNIPVRVRRKPGYLKRLYLNYNKKIENLNEQFCKFKYDKGLDKYFDKAPLPDRYYTNQVVLIPKNITTLYTYWEVREDTFKHLKDNFEVFDGATIQLYKNGTLFRKIENLSRFGSYYILNVEADKKYQAVLGFENKYGHFFEVATSTFVISPSGRVSNRIATIWGIPSFVNGKIRLAKYSREFLPDEDRFKREILNTDNLYLDIYGYERLISLGSSLVKKIGVIGSSNKHIGSTNNLFK; from the coding sequence ATGAGAACAAGTAGAAATTATCCCAGTACAAAATTAATTCCCAATATACCAGTAAGAGTTAGAAGAAAACCTGGTTATCTAAAAAGACTTTATCTTAATTACAACAAGAAAATTGAAAATCTTAATGAACAATTTTGTAAATTTAAATATGATAAAGGCCTAGATAAGTATTTTGATAAGGCTCCATTACCTGACAGATACTATACAAATCAAGTTGTGCTAATACCTAAAAATATCACAACACTTTATACTTACTGGGAAGTAAGAGAAGATACCTTCAAACACTTGAAGGATAATTTTGAAGTTTTTGATGGTGCAACTATACAACTATACAAGAATGGAACACTATTTAGAAAGATAGAAAACTTATCAAGATTTGGATCTTACTACATTCTTAACGTAGAAGCTGATAAAAAATATCAAGCTGTTTTAGGATTTGAAAATAAATATGGACATTTCTTTGAAGTTGCTACTTCAACATTTGTAATTTCTCCTAGTGGAAGAGTATCTAATAGAATTGCAACTATTTGGGGTATACCTTCATTTGTAAACGGTAAGATAAGACTAGCTAAGTATTCTAGAGAATTCTTACCTGATGAAGATAGATTTAAACGTGAAATTTTAAATACTGATAATTTATACTTAGACATCTACGGTTACGAAAGATTAATAAGTCTTGGTTCTTCTTTAGTGAAGAAAATAGGAGTAATAGGATCGTCAAATAAGCACATTGGAAGTACTAATAATTTATTTAAATAA
- the nadN gene encoding NAD nucleotidase codes for MNKTLLLMPLLALTTSYSIANTKSTNKHYPLNLSIVHINDHHSHLEPNDLKFVINGKPTAVKIGGYPEVVNEINKMRKNSSRKPLVLHAGDAITGTLYFTLFRGSADAEMMNLTKFDYFTLGNHEFDAGNEGLKKFLDYLKIPVISSNVIPDKKSILKGYWKPYAIKNIRDEKVGIIGLDVVKKTKESSSPGPDIKFTDEIETAQKYANILKRKGVNKIILLSHAGAPKNFEIAQKVTGIDIIVTGDTHWLFGNDDMRKFGLPVMSEYPTKFTSPNGEPVYVVEGWEYSKLIGKLDVKFTKDGIVKQIKGSPVIPYHLDSTFERKDKNGKKYIPTGEEREEILRELAKSKYFTIAKADKKAAVVLSKYMKEKKLLGDKTIGNITGNIMPGGSDNRIPNTANPKGSVAARFVAETMLTQMRSFGKQSHIDMTIQNAGGVRSNIEPKNWTYNDAYNLLPFSNTLYLLKMSGAEVKQVIEDALEFALCGGSTGAFPYSAGMRYEANQYKDKDGKRIVKMEVKNEQTGEWEPINEEKMYTVGTNAYIAKGKDGYKTFGKIDKERGGEDTFLPDAESFIKFLQLNKSFKTYEDSNVIFHFDKNNEVKKQ; via the coding sequence ATGAACAAGACGCTTTTATTAATGCCACTTTTAGCATTAACAACATCTTATTCAATTGCCAATACTAAGTCAACAAATAAGCATTATCCACTAAACCTTAGTATTGTTCACATTAACGATCATCACTCTCATTTAGAGCCAAATGATTTAAAATTTGTAATAAATGGTAAACCCACTGCAGTTAAAATTGGTGGATACCCTGAAGTAGTTAATGAAATAAACAAAATGAGAAAAAATTCTTCAAGAAAACCACTTGTTTTACATGCTGGTGATGCAATCACAGGTACACTTTACTTCACATTATTCCGTGGATCTGCTGATGCTGAAATGATGAATTTAACTAAATTTGATTATTTCACATTAGGAAACCATGAATTTGATGCTGGTAATGAAGGATTAAAAAAATTCCTAGACTATTTAAAAATACCTGTTATCTCATCTAATGTAATACCTGATAAGAAGAGTATCTTAAAAGGTTACTGGAAGCCTTATGCTATTAAAAATATACGTGATGAAAAGGTTGGGATTATAGGGTTAGATGTAGTTAAAAAGACTAAAGAATCATCAAGTCCAGGTCCTGATATTAAATTTACAGATGAAATCGAAACTGCACAAAAATATGCAAATATATTAAAAAGAAAAGGTGTAAATAAGATAATACTTCTATCTCACGCTGGAGCACCTAAAAACTTTGAAATTGCTCAAAAAGTAACTGGAATAGATATTATCGTAACTGGTGATACACACTGGCTATTTGGTAATGATGATATGAGAAAGTTTGGACTACCTGTTATGTCTGAATACCCTACTAAATTTACAAGCCCTAATGGAGAACCTGTTTATGTTGTAGAAGGTTGGGAATATTCAAAACTTATTGGTAAACTTGATGTTAAATTTACTAAAGATGGTATAGTTAAACAAATTAAAGGTTCACCTGTAATACCTTATCACCTAGATTCAACTTTTGAAAGAAAAGATAAAAATGGTAAAAAATATATACCTACTGGTGAAGAACGTGAAGAAATACTAAGAGAACTTGCTAAGAGTAAGTACTTTACTATTGCAAAAGCAGACAAAAAAGCAGCAGTTGTCTTAAGTAAATATATGAAAGAAAAAAAATTATTAGGTGACAAAACTATAGGTAATATTACTGGAAATATTATGCCTGGTGGTTCAGATAACAGAATACCTAATACAGCAAATCCTAAAGGTTCAGTTGCAGCAAGATTTGTTGCTGAAACTATGTTAACTCAAATGAGAAGCTTTGGTAAACAATCTCACATAGATATGACTATCCAAAATGCTGGTGGTGTAAGATCGAATATAGAGCCTAAGAATTGGACATATAATGATGCATACAACCTATTACCATTCAGTAACACTCTATACCTTTTAAAAATGTCTGGTGCAGAAGTTAAACAAGTTATAGAAGACGCATTAGAATTTGCACTTTGTGGTGGTTCTACTGGTGCTTTCCCTTATTCTGCAGGTATGCGTTATGAAGCAAACCAATACAAGGATAAAGACGGTAAGAGAATCGTTAAAATGGAAGTTAAAAATGAACAAACTGGTGAATGGGAACCTATAAATGAAGAAAAAATGTACACTGTAGGAACTAACGCATATATAGCTAAAGGTAAAGACGGATACAAAACATTTGGTAAAATTGATAAAGAACGTGGTGGTGAAGATACATTCTTACCAGATGCAGAAAGCTTTATTAAATTCTTACAACTTAACAAATCATTCAAAACATATGAAGATTCAAACGTAATCTTCCACTTTGATAAGAACAATGAAGTTAAGAAACAATAA